CTTTGCTTTGTATTACCAACATTTGTCTATCCCTGTTCTCACCCCAACACGTATTTTGCCCATCAACAAAGGATATTGTCGTCGACAGTGACTCTTCACGTAGGTTATATGGACCTGGGGCCAGTGGGGAACTGGATCACAGCGCTGCGCATCCATTCGAGTTGAGTTGTGAATTGGTTGGGTGGGAAAGGGATGTGCTTTCACTCCAGAAATCAGATCCATGAAGCGCTGTCGGTTCTGGGTACGCAAGGTGAGACGCACTGACGTTGCCTTCTCTCTTTTGTCTTGTTACTATCGCTCGCTGACCTTGACTTGGTTCCCTCGGAGATCGGGGCCTCTGACACCGGCTTCTCACCGGTGTGTGTCCCGAGGCGTCGCTGCCGTCTGCTTCTCAGAAGACACAGCTGGAACAGGAAACACAACCCACCGTCGCAGCTGGATCGCAGGACACCTCGGACGAGTAGCCGTTGGTGGCTCACAGTCCTTGTCGATCAAACTACTAGCTTTTCACGCCCACTTGACCGCTTAGCGACggtcctccgcctcgggTCTCGGAATAGCAGTGATCAGCACGAAGCACATGGTCGCCATTTCTTACCGCTCTGACTGTGCTCCCACTCCCGCCCACCTTGGACATCAGCCTACCTCTGTTTCTCTTCGCTGTCACTTACCACCACGTTAGCTCCATCTGTTCCACCCTCCCCTGCCGCCTACCTGTTAGTCTCAACCCCACCATGGGCTCCTGCCTCAGCTGGCTGTTCCGCTCCCCCGATCCGGAGATGCACCCCGTCTGTTCTGGCAGCGAGGACGGAACCAACGCCGGCCGTGAGTGATCGTTGGTCCGGCTGATTCAGATTGGTGCGCCATGGTCCCCGCGGGCGATAACAAGTGGAGGTGCATGCACTGCAAGATTGAGGTGCCGTAGTAGCCCGAGCGAGGGGCAAGGCAGTGGTGGATCGTTTGTCGCAGGACGATGTACAGCTTTGTGCTTAGTACTGCTCCGCCCGAACGGCTGGTGAGTTCCTATTCAGCATACTCCCAAGGGCCTGACCTAGTCTGTGGTCTTGGCTTCAGTCAGTTTTTCCTGCCTCGCCAAACACCCAGACCCCTGCGTGAGTTGGGCAACCGATTGCCAAAGCCCACGCCATGTCGCTCCGAATTGACATACGAGTGCATCGAGGCTTCAGAAGGACTTCCTTTTCAGGCCGATTGGGCCTGTTGAACTacttgagcttgtcgaaCGCCGCAACGGCGGCCTCAGCCGTGACCGTAGCGCTGGCCGGGTTGGCGCCAGTAACGAGGCGGCCGTCAGTCTGGGTGAATGCGTCCCATGGGCCTGGCGGCGAGACGTAGTGGGCGCCGAGGCTAGTGGCTGATGCCTCAATCGTGGGCCGGTTCCAGCTCTTGATGGTGTCGAGgacaccctcctcctcctcacccttTGTCGTGAATCCAGTCACGTTGCGGCCCTTGATGACGGGCGCGCCATTACTGTCCACGACGCCAGTGAAGATGGCGCCGCCGTGACAGACAGCCGAGACGACACCGCCATCAGCCCACACGGTCGAGGCGATCTTCTGCAGGCCCTTGGCGTCGGGGTAATCGATCAGACTGGCGTGGCCGGCCGAGGCAAAGAAAATGCCGTAATCGTCGGGGTTGACTTGGGCCGGCGTGAGCATGTTGTCGAGTTTGCGGCGGAACTCCGAGTTCCTGTCCTCGTAGATCTTGCGATCGTTCGGCTTGAGCCAGTCGTCGGTGGTACTGAGCCAGTCGGGCGAGTACTTGCCCGTCTCAGAGGCGAGATCGACCTCGAAGCCAGCGTTGCGGAAGACATCGAAAGGGTGGAGGGCCTCGGTGATGAAGAGACCCGTCTCCTTACCCCCGGGGTAGAGGGGGGCGTGGGCCGAGGTAACAGCGATGAGGGCGCGCCTGGGGGGAGCCATTGTGTTGTTGCGGTGTGGTGACAAGTAATGTGAGCAGGAGTGAGGTCGAGTTTATATATGCATCACAACACCTGACGACAGAAGCAGAAGACGTCAGAATCTTTTCTTTAATCACCTGCAGCGATTGGAGCCAGTCCTTGTTGACGTCGTGTGAAAACTAAGTCGGGCCTGGCTACAACGGTGGAGGACACGTTCAAGATGAGGTGATGTCGACGTCAGCATCCAAAGTGAGCCAGGGCATTCCTCGTGGGAACTTTGAGTTCAGATGTGACTTCACTTGTACTGGGTTAAtgggaggggttggagaACGGCTTAGTGGATTACTATCCAGATGTTCCGCCCTTTTCACGACGGCCGGCCGACGTTCGGTTCTAAAGGTGGACTGGATAACGTCAACCTATCGGTTGCTGGATTGTTGAGGAGATTGATTGAGCCGAGGTGAGAATGGACGGTTGATGAGCAAACTCCCGACTTCCCCAATCAATGTAAGACACCGAAGTGCCATTGCCGATATACCGCCATGGCGTGCGGGTGGCTCCCGCTACAAACCCGCGGACAGCCTCATGTGACTAACGGTAGATGCATCAGAGCAGAACCTCCCTTGAACTTGGAGGAGACATGCCGACGACCGGCAGTCAATTACATTCAATTACACAAGTCATGTGTCGTCCACCGGCAACTTGATGCCCTGGTCGGCTTCCGGCATTGTGGACTGACACCGCATGGGACCATCTATATCAACTGTGAACTGTGCCCTCCATGTGCCTCCCCAACCACTTCTCAAACCATGACAACCAATATCAAGTATCTGGACGAGTTCGAGGACAAGCACAACTACCGTTCGATCCGGGTGCCCGACACCAAGACGCTCGAGTTTGAGCCGCTCAAGCCAGCACCAAACAATGACGCGTACTGCAAGGTGTCAATGGTCAAGAACTCTGACCTCACCATGGGCCTAAGTCTGTTTGTACGCACGAGCGACACGGACGCCCAGCTCACTCTCCCGGTATACACCTTTGTGCTCGAGGTATGTCCAACGCTTGAACGGTTGAATGGTCCTGATACCAGCACGCCGGTAATGGACGCCGAGTCGCCTttgaccttggcctcaagcccaagctcgaggacttTTCGCCGTTCATCCAGACCATCATCAAGGATACACCTATCACTTGGCCGCGTGGTACACTGCCCGAGATCTTTGCCGACCACGGTATAGACGCCAAGACTATCGAAGCCGTCATTCTCTCCCACGTACACTTTGACCATATTGGCGACATTGGTCAGTTCCCGACCTCGACCAAGCTCATCGTCGGCCCCAACACTGCCAAGGCCGCGCTCCCAGGGTACCCGAGTTATAAGGACTCTGCGGTTCTCGACAGCGACCTTCCCTTTGGTagcgagcgcgaggtcgaagaGCTCAACGACAAGTCGCCATGGGTCAGGTGCGGCGCATTCCCCGAGGCCATCGACTACTTTGGTGACGGATCGCTATACATTCTCAACGCGTACGGTCATATGGTTGGCCACATTGCCGCACTTGTGCGCACGTCGACCAATCCTGATTCGTAcatgctcctcgccggTGACTCGGCGCACGTCCGCGGACTGTACTCGTGCTGCGTCGGTTGTGCGCACCCCTCCTTCCGAGCGGGTCTTTACCCCGCTGCTCACGGCCTCTCGCCGGCAGAGCAGAAACGtggcggcctcctcgctATCCACTACGACTTGCCCGCTGCGTACCTCAACATGGCCCGAATGGGTCGTatggaggaagaggacaaCGTATGTGTTATCCTCGCTCACGACCTTGAGTGGAAGAAGATCATCGACCGCGAGCAGGGGGGCGAGGACTGGGAATGGGTTCAAGTGGGCGATTGGATGGCCAAGAATAGAAAGGCCGAAGTCAAGCGCGAACTGGTGTACAAGCCAGACGGGGTCAAGGACTATGACAAGATCTAAGCTGGGGGGAATTGTATGGTCGGAAGAAATGTATCGATATCCAAGTAAGCTGCGTGCCACTGCGGATGATACTACGCGCACAGCGTTGTCAGACAAGAAAGAGTACATGTGATTCCTAACTGTTCCTATTAGTGATACTACGACGAGTGCGAGATGGCCAgacgctcctcgagctcgcttGGGCCCTCGAACAtcttgcgcgcgtcgatgaaccacgtcgccgcgcacaTGATCCACACGATACCGATGACGAGCACGACCCAGTTCATCGTGCTGCCGGACGCCACGGGAATGAACGGCGGGAACGTGAACGTGATGGACGTGACTaagaggaagatgagcgCTCCGACACAAATCGgacctggggtcagcgaTGTTTACAAATGGAACTCACGGCGGAACTTGCCCAACGACCATTGCGCGTTGTGGTTGTACCCATCGAATGCCTTCTGACCACGGATGAGGATAAGGAGGACTGTGGTTAGCGGTTATTCTGTTCCGAGACGTACTGGGAACAAAGTACGAGATCTGGAGGAGTAcgaccgacgacgacaggATAGCGTTGCTGGCAATAGACGAGCCGAGGTCTGCGTCAGCTCTACCTGGGAAATTGACGTACTGATGAGTCCGAAAACAACGACCCAGAAGGTACAGAAGCAGATGCTCTGCACAGGGACCTTGAGGCGCGGGTGAACCGGTGCGAGGAAGCGAGAGGCGTGGCCCATGCCGCGGTCGCGAGCAATAGCGAGGAGCATACGGCTCGAGATGGTGATGAGTACTTGCTGCACAAACACAAATGCCATGAGGTTGAACATGATGAGACAGGTTGCGCCGACCTTGCTCCGCGTTGCCTGGTAGTAGATCTCGAGGAGGGGTCCAGTCGAAGTagcctcgaggacgccctTGAAGCTGCTGAGgcagaagaggaggacgatCATAAAGATCCAACTGGTCCCGGCGCCCATGAGGACGGCGGAGACCAtgacgcgcggcgcggtcgTCGCGGGGCTCGGCATCTCTTCAATCATGTGCGTAGCGGCGTCGAAACCTGTAAGGCCGAAGACGGACTGCAGGAGACCGAGGATGAACGCCATTCCGTCGGGCCAGCCAGTCTCGTTGTTCCACTGCGCAAACACCTCCTTTGGGGGCTGGTAGTTGCCGCGCGCGCATACAAGGCAGACAATCACGACGATGACAATACCACACATGCTCCACAAGCCCGCGAACCGGTCAATGTGAGGAAGCGCACGAACGCTAAAGATGTTGAGCAGGAACGCTTGAATCACAATTGCGAGGTAGATGAGGAACTGCTGCCACGGCTTGGCGGTGTAATCTGGGTGCCAAAGGTTGATGATACCGGTAATGAGTtgggcgccgagggcagCGGCCGTCGCGGCAAGGGCGATCCATCCAGCAGTCGCCATCCAACCCGTGAAGAACGAAAGACCGACCTTGTAGCGCTTTGGAGCGAGAATGTCTTCCGTCAGCGTGCTCGGTACAGTTAGGGATGCTCACAGGCCCAGTCGTACTGCCCGCCGCTCATGGGATACGAGTGACAAATCTCAGCGAGCGGGAGGACCATCAACAGCGTCCCGACTGCCGATGTCAGAAGACCCCAGATCATGGACACGCTTCCGCCCGACGGAAGCACAAGACCAAGGCTGACGTGAGCTGATGCTGCGGAGATAACTCACGATCCAGACATGGCTGTCCAACTGTTAAGCAGGGTGAATGCCAGACCCAAACTCGAGAGGAACGAAAAGTTGCGCTCAagcgcaacctcctcgacgacggggTGGACCTCATGCCGCGAGGGGTCCTTGTCGACCAGCCCGAACTTTGGGCTCTCGTGCTGTTCTTCGTGAACGGTGGATGCTTGCGATGCTTTCTCCATGGCGAGGCGTGGGGGATGTGTCAGCCAAGTCAGTTCTCTAGCACCCTTTTATCAGCTCGTATCCATGCTAAGTGGTCCAGTTGCACCTGGCGCGCCACGGGGCAGCTGCCGAGGCTCCAAGAGTGTCTTGCGGAGTAAAATGCTGCAGGCAACCGCGGTGACGATGACGTTGAGATCCCATTCATTAGCGTGAGGTATTTCTGGTACCTGTGGAGAGCGCCGAAGCCATGTTTAGAATCGGAAGGCACCCCCTCTGGGCAGGATGCGCTATTGTTATCCACCCAACATGCATACTTCGCCACTCTCGCCTTTCACATCCAGCAAGTCCCTAAGCATGCTATTTCAAACCTTCCGACTACAATCTGACCTTTCTCGGCGTTATCTGACCTTTCTTGCTCCGATCTGACCTTTTGCTTGTGATCTGACTTTTTTCAATCAAACCTCTGGGGCACCCATTCCTGCCCATGTGCATCTCACGGAATGTTCTTTCAGGTGACAGCCAACACGTGAGGGCCCAAGTGCGGGGCTTCGGCGTAACCGGGTGGAACCGGTGATAGGTGCTGAAGACGACCTCGTAGCTCTTCGGTCCTGTAtcgcctcggccatcaGGTACTCGAAAACCAAGACTGATATTCATCTATGCGACACCTGGCAAACTACAAACTTGTTCTGCTGATTACAacttggccttgcccttcttctcggcctcgagctccttctgCGCCTGCACACGGAGGTCTTTGCGCAGGATCTTGCCTGACGGTGACTTGGGGATAGCGTCGAGGACCACAACACCGCCACGGAGGCGCTTGTGCtgagcgacgcgctcgcggacccactcggcgacctccttctcgatgCGTGCCTTGTCCTGGGCGTTCTTGATAAGGCCAggcttggcgacgacgtATGCGCGCGGAAGCTCAGTCGCCTGCGTTTCGTCCCACACGCCGACGACACCACAGTCAAGCAGCTGTGGGTGCTCGAGCAGAAGCGCCTCCAACTCGGCGGGCGGCACCTGGAAGCCCTTGTACTTgatgagctccttgacgcgGTCAACGATCCAATACCaaccctcgtcgtcgcgcacgccgaCGTCACCGGTCTTGAACCACTTGCCGTCCATCGTCTTCCGGGTCGCCTCGGGGTTGTTGTGGTAACCCGTCATCACTGATGGGCCGGCGACCCAAAGCTCGCCACGCTGGCCCTCGGGCACAtccttgccgtcgtcgcccacCAGGCGCAGCTCGTACGATGGGATAAGCTTTCCGACTGACCCCTTGCGGTTCTTGCCGTTCTTGTCCAGCTTGGCCGCGTCTTCGGCCTTGCAGTACGTGATCGCGGGTGAAGTCTCGGTAAGGCCCCAACCCTGCGCAATCTGGCAATGTGGGAACTTTTTCTCGAACGCtgccgcgagctcgcctgACAACGGGGCAGCGCCGGACTGCAATGTCTTGAGCGAAGTGATGTCGTACTTGGCCGTGTTCTGCGAGTGCACGAGCAACAGGAGAATGGGAGGAACAGCAATGGCGTAGGTGATCTTGTACTGCGGATCAGTGAACGGCTCCTCGTTATCTGGCTCACCTTCTGGatgccgtcgaggacggcaagctcgtcaaAGCGGGGGTAGACAACCACGGGGACACCAATGGTGAGGGGCTGGTGGACAAGGGCCATGAGACCGAAAATGTGACTCATTGGCAAGACGCCAAGAATGGCGTCCGTGTCCGGTTTCAGGTCCGGGTAACAGGGTGTGATGCACTGGATCTGACTCGTCATATTGAAGTGCGAGCTCATGACACCCTTGGGCAGGCCGGTCGTGCCGGACGAGTAACACAGCCAGGCGGTGgagtcggcctcgtcgccctcaaaCTGCTCGGGGCGGCGGGGGCAGTCCATGATCTCGTAGATGGAGCGGTACTTGCCGGTGCCGCTAAGGACAATGATgtgctcgtccttgaggcCGTTCTTGAAGAGCGGGCGCGCCTTCTCGAGAACGGGAAGGAGCATGGGTGCGAGGATGATAGCCTTGCTGCCCGAGTCGTTGAACTGGTGC
Above is a genomic segment from Cutaneotrichosporon cavernicola HIS019 DNA, chromosome: 1 containing:
- a CDS encoding uncharacterized protein (Amino acid permease), with protein sequence MEKASQASTVHEEQHESPKFGLVDKDPSRHEVHPVVEEVALERNFSFLSSLGLAFTLLNSWTAMSGSLGLVLPSGGSVSMIWGLLTSAVGTLLMVLPLAEICHSYPMSGGQYDWAYILAPKRYKVGLSFFTGWMATAGWIALAATAAALGAQLITGIINLWHPDYTAKPWQQFLIYLAIVIQAFLLNIFSVRALPHIDRFAGLWSMCGIVIVVIVCLVCARGNYQPPKEVFAQWNNETGWPDGMAFILGLLQSVFGLTGFDAATHMIEEMPSPATTAPRVMVSAVLMGAGTSWIFMIVLLFCLSSFKGVLEATSTGPLLEIYYQATRSKVGATCLIMFNLMAFVFVQQVLITISSRMLLAIARDRGMGHASRFLAPVHPRLKVPVQSICFCTFWVVVFGLINLGSSIASNAILSSSVVLLQISYFVPILLILIRGQKAFDGYNHNAQWSLGKFRRPICVGALIFLLVTSITFTFPPFIPVASGSTMNWVVLVIGIVWIMCAATWFIDARKMFEGPSELEERLAISHSS
- the HSP31 gene encoding uncharacterized protein (Catalyzes the conversion of methylglyoxal (MG) to D- lactate in a single glutathione (GSH)-independent step. May play a role in detoxifying endogenously produced glyoxals. Involved in protection against reactive oxygen species (ROS)), giving the protein MAPPRRALIAVTSAHAPLYPGGKETGLFITEALHPFDVFRNAGFEVDLASETGKYSPDWLSTTDDWLKPNDRKIYEDRNSEFRRKLDNMLTPAQVNPDDYGIFFASAGHASLIDYPDAKGLQKIASTVWADGGVVSAVCHGGAIFTGVVDSNGAPVIKGRNVTGFTTKGEEEEGVLDTIKSWNRPTIEASATSLGAHYVSPPGPWDAFTQTDGRLVTGANPASATVTAEAAVAAFDKLK
- a CDS encoding uncharacterized protein (AMP-binding enzyme C-terminal domain), yielding MTIYTSDVVLPRIDVFRYMFPQEAGDSPIPMAARNPNLVSYICGMTGRQLKRGELEESAKRLACGLKKRDIGRGDTTLLLGPNSLDWIVAAWGMQAAGVTVSPANVAYGPKELAHQFNDSGSKAIILAPMLLPVLEKARPLFKNGLKDEHIIVLSGTGKYRSIYEIMDCPRRPEQFEGDEADSTAWLCYSSGTTGLPKGVMSSHFNMTSQIQCITPCYPDLKPDTDAILGVLPMSHIFGLMALVHQPLTIGVPVVVYPRFDELAVLDGIQKYKITYAIAVPPILLLLVHSQNTAKYDITSLKTLQSGAAPLSGELAAAFEKKFPHCQIAQGWGLTETSPAITYCKAEDAAKLDKNGKNRKGSVGKLIPSYELRLVGDDGKDVPEGQRGELWVAGPSVMTGYHNNPEATRKTMDGKWFKTGDVGVRDDEGWYWIVDRVKELIKYKGFQVPPAELEALLLEHPQLLDCGVVGVWDETQATELPRAYVVAKPGLIKNAQDKARIEKEVAEWVRERVAQHKRLRGGVVVLDAIPKSPSGKILRKDLRVQAQKELEAEKKGKAKL
- a CDS encoding uncharacterized protein (Metallo-beta-lactamase superfamily protein), translating into MTTNIKYLDEFEDKHNYRSIRVPDTKTLEFEPLKPAPNNDAYCKVSMVKNSDLTMGLSLFVRTSDTDAQLTLPVYTFVLEHAGNGRRVAFDLGLKPKLEDFSPFIQTIIKDTPITWPRGTLPEIFADHGIDAKTIEAVILSHVHFDHIGDIGQFPTSTKLIVGPNTAKAALPGYPSYKDSAVLDSDLPFGSEREVEELNDKSPWVRCGAFPEAIDYFGDGSLYILNAYGHMVGHIAALVRTSTNPDSYMLLAGDSAHVRGLYSCCVGCAHPSFRAGLYPAAHGLSPAEQKRGGLLAIHYDLPAAYLNMARMGRMEEEDNVCVILAHDLEWKKIIDREQGGEDWEWVQVGDWMAKNRKAEVKRELVYKPDGVKDYDKI